From the genome of Aeromonas hydrophila subsp. hydrophila ATCC 7966:
CACCAGATCCTGATGGCTGGAGCTGATGACCCGCACCTCGGGCGTGCCCTGGCCGTACTCCTGCAACACCTGCAGCAGCTTGGCCTGCAGCGATTCCGACAGGTCCCCTATCTCGTCGAGAAACAGGGTCGCTCCCTTGGCCTGTTCAAACAGGCCGGACTGGCCATCCTCGCCAAACAGCTGCAGATCCAGCGCCGCCCACGGCAGCGCGGCACAGTTGATGACGTGCAGTGGCTTGTCACGCCGGCTGCTGGCCTGGTGCAGCGCCTGGGTCATGACGCCCTTGCCGGAACCGGAAGGGCCCATGATCAGCACGGGCACCTCCATGGCGGCGATGCTGCCAGCCTGGATCAGCAACTGCTCCATCTGCGGGTTGCGGGTCAGGATCAGCGACTGCCAATCCTGTCGCTGCTTTGGGCGCGTCAGGCTCAACGCGTGTTCTATGGTGGCGAACAGCTCATCCTTGTCGATGGGCTTGGTGAGAAAACTGAACACCCCGGAGCGGGTGGCCTGAATGGCATCGGGAATGGTGCCATGGGCGGTCATGATGATGACCGGCAGCCCCAGCCACTGGGACTGGATCCGCTCGAACAGCGCCAGCCCGTCCATGCCGGCCATGCGCAGATCGCTCAGCACCAGATCGGCCCGTTGCTGGCGCAGCCGGTCCAGCGCCCCTTCGGCGCTGTCGGCGGTATCCACCTCATAGCCCTGGCTGCGCAGGCGCATGCTCATCAGCTTGAGCAGGCTGGCATCGTCATCGACCAGCAGGATGCGACTCATTTCAGCGCCTCGCCATTGCCGTTCAGCTTGCGCTGATTGAGTTGATCATCGATGGCGGAGAGTTGCTCGATCTGGCGGCGCAGACGCTGCACCTCCTGACTCTGATCGTCGCGCCGGCTGTCGCGGGCCAGCAGCTCCTCGCCGAGGGCTATCCAGCTGCGCAGGAAAGCCTGGGCATCCAGCCCGAGCTCCGGCAGCAGGCTCTTGAGCTTGTCCAGACCGGCCCGCCGGCTGGCCACCGACTCGGACGGGTGGGTGTTGACCATGGCCAGGCTGACCCGGCTCTCGATATCGGTCGCCCCCTTGAGGCGCTGGCGCTCTTGGGCCCGCTGCTGGGCATGGCTGGCCAGCAGCCAGTCCGAGTATTGCAGGCGCACCTGCATCTCCTTGTTGGCAAACTCCATCCGTTTGGCGAGGGCGAGATCCGGCGACGCCGCCGGGTCACGCGCTGGCAGCAGGGAACAGCCTGTGAGCAGGCTCATCATCAATACCGGAACAACACATTGTTTCATCTTGGGCTTCACTTCAACGTCAACCGGAAACAGACATCCGCCTGTTCATCTTCAACCAATACCAACTCGCCGCCAAGGCTCATCGCCGATTCCCGGGCGATGGAGAGCCCCATTCCGGAGCCTTTCAGCAGCCCCTGGCGCACAATACTGCCCTGCTCGAAGGGCTCGAAGATCCGCTCCCGCTCGGCCAGCGGAATCGCGGGCCCTTCGTTGGCCACCTCCAGCCAGCTGCCGTTGCCATCCTGCCCGGCGCGGATCCAGATCTGCCCGCCGCTGGCACCGTAGCTGACCGCATTGGAGAACAGATTATCGAGGATCAGCCGCAAGCGATATGGCTCGGCCTGCAGGGTGATCGGATCGGTCGGCAAGTGTACACTGATTTGTTTGGATTCCAGCGCCAGCCGGTACTCTGCAGACAATTCTGACAGCAGGGGCGCCAGCGCCACCGGGGTCAGGGTGAACACCTCCTGCTGGCTGAGCCGGTTGAAGTCGAGCAGCCGCTCGATCAGGGTCTGCAGCCGGCGGCTGTTCTCCTCCAGCATCTGGCAGATCTCCTGCTGATCCGGGGTGAGCGGCCCTACAAGCTGCTCGGAGAGCAGATCCGCTCCTTCCCGCAGCACCGCCAGCGGGGTCTTCAGCTCGTGGGAAACGTGGCGCAGGAACTGGTATTTCTGCTGCTCCAGCTCCTTCAATTTATCGTGCAACCAGACGATCCGCTCCCCCAGCAATACCAGTTCGGCCGGCCCGTCCACCGGGCGTTTGTCCGGTTCCACGCCGGCCCCCAGACTCAAGATCCGCGACTCAATCTGACGCACCGGGTGGATGATCAGATAGGTAAACAGCAGCACCAGCAGCAGGCTGAGCACCGCCACGAAACCGCTGACCCACCAGATCTCCGTCATCAGGGCGGCGATGGTCGCCCGCACCCGGCTGACATGCTCGTCTACCTGGCTGCGGGTGATAATCTCAAGCTGCTGATTAACCTGATTAAATTCATCAAATTTGGGGCTGTTTGACTCGGCCTTGGCGCGGGCGAGATCCTGCAGGCTGTCGAGCCAGGCGAGCGCCTGCTCGAGACCCGTGTAAGCCTCGGCGTCCGGGATGGAACTCTGGTGAGCGGCCAGCAGGCTGCGATAACTCGCCAGCTGCTGCTGATAACTGGCCAGGATGCGCTCATCCCCCAGCACCGCATAGCGACGAAGAGTACGTTCAAGATCAATGGCTTGGGTGGTCAGCAGTGTCGCTCGACGGGTGTCGCGCACCGCCCGTTCCAGCTCGTCGCTGGTCAACTGGCTGAGGTGTTCGAGGGACTGGCTGTCGTGCCAGATCATGCCGCCCAGAGGCATCAACACCAGAACGAACCCCATCAATACCACTTGCAGCAGGGAGCGTGGGCGTACCTTGGTCATCTTGGACTATCTCAATTCAGCAGGGGTGGGTCAGCATATCTGCACTCCCCCAAAAAGCAAAACCGGCCAGAGGGCCGGTTCATGCTGCAGCTTGAGCATCACGCCAGACCGACGGATGCCACACAGATAATCAGGATCATGGCCAACGCGCCAGATGCGGTCAGCAGTGCCCATTTCAGTTCCACGCTCATGCAAACCTCCTTTCTTGCCAAGATGATAGAGCCTGATCACAACAGACAAACCGATGTTAATGCATAGTTAACCCGATAACCGTGAGCTGTGTATGAATTTCAGATGAGCCCCATCCAAGGACCGGTGACATGTTCTATCTGTGTAGCATTGGATCGAATCTTGACCCCCATCAGCACGTCAGTCAGGCGGTCGGCGAGCTGCTCGTTCACTTTGGCCGCCTGCAGCTGAGCTCGGTGATCCAGACCAAGCCGGTCGGGATGCACTCCAGCCATGATTTCCTCAACTGCCTGTTCGTCGCCGAGAGCGAGCTGGCACCGCACCAGCTCAAGGCACACTTCGTCGCCATGGAGCTGGCCCACGGCCGGGATCGCAGCGATCCGCGCTGCAAGGTGCTGGACCGGCCGCTGGACATCGACATCCTGGCCAGCAGCCAGAGCGATGACTTCTCCACCGCCCGGGTCGACGCCTATCTCGACGAGCTGCTGGCGGAGCTCTATGGCCGTGGCCAGGTGCATGATCGCAAGGTGACCCTGCCGCTGCACACCCGCTTGATGGCGGGCAAGGTGATCGAGGAGCGCCAGGTCGGCCTCGCCCCCATCGCCCTGCAGCAGGAGATGGCGACCCCGGCCGCGCTCCTGCGCTGACCCCTAGATGACGGCCAGACCGCGGCCACCATCCACCCGGATGCTGGCCCCGGTCATGTAGTCGTTCTGCATCAACAGCTGAACTGCCTGCCAGATGGGCTCCAGCCCCCCTTCCCGCGCCAGCGGCGTCTTCGCCAGCACCTGCTGGCGCCACGCATCGCCATGTTCGTCGAGAAACAGGATGGGGCCCGGCTCTATGGTATTGACCCGGACGGCGGGTGCCAGCTCGCGGGCAAAGCTCATGGCCAGCGAGTGGGCCCCCGCCTTGGTGGCCACATAGCTGGCAAACTGGGGTGCCGGCGCGTGGATGTAGATGTCGGTGATATGGATGATGCCGGCATTGGCGTTGCGCGCCAGCTGGGACGCCAGCGCGCGGTTTAGCTGGAAGGGGGCCGCCATGTGCACCCGGTAGAACTGATCAAACTGGGCCAGCTGCGCCGCCGGATCCGCCGCCTGCGGCTCAAACGCCGAGGCGTTGTGGATCACCAGCGCCAGATCCTGATGGACGGCCAGCGCCTCGATCAGCTTGCCGACCTCCTCCTCGCGCGCGAAATCCGCCTGCACCAGCTCGACCCCCAGCGCTCGCAGCCGCGCCAGCTCGGGTCGCTCGCTGCGATAGCTGCCCGTCACCTGCCAACCCGCCGCCACCAGCTGTTCGCACAGATAGAAACCAAGCCGGCGGCCACACCCCGTCACCAATGCACGCATACCCTCTCCTTGATTGTCCGGCCGGGGAATACCTATCGATCCCCACGGCACAAGCCATTGGCCGTTGCCGCCACCCGGCGGGCATAGTGGCGCCATTGCCACCTTACGGAGCCACTTCCATGTTACAGATCCGCGATCACATGAGCCGTTCGACCCACTCCCTCACCCCGCAGCTCGGCCTGGCCGAAGCGCTGGACCGGCTGCATGACTCAGGTCTGAGCGGCCTGCCAGTGCTGGACCCGCAGCAGCGGCTGATCGGTTTTCTCTCCGAGCAGGATTGCATCCCGAGCCTGCTCACCGGCAGCTATCACTGCGATACCCGCACCCGGGTCGAGGATCTGATGAGCCGGACACCTCTTTCGGTCAACCCGGATGACAGCATACTGGATCTGGCCCGCCAGATGACCGAGGCCAGACCCAAGGTCTATCCGGTACTGGAGGGGAACCGGGTTGTCGGCATCATCAGCCGCCGGCAGGTCATGCAGGCCCTCAACGCCCAGATGAAGGGCTGCCTGCCCACCTAAATCTGGTAGCGCTCCTTGTCGCCGATATCGAAGTGCAGCGGCATGCGCCACTTGGCCAGGGAGAGCAGGCAGAGCAGCAACCCGCACACCAGCGCCACTAGGGCGGCGGCCCAGCCGATGCCGGCCAGCTCCAGCAGCCACAACAGGGGCAGCAACAGAGGGACCGCCCTGATCCCTGGAATGGCGAAGCAGAACTGCTCCTTGCAGGCCAGCCCTGCCAGGGTGGCCAACGCCGCCCCCAGCACCAGCACATCCGGTGCCCCGCTCGCACTGAGCAGCAGGGCGCCCCACCCCAGCCCCTGCAGCACAAAGCGAATGCGCTTGTCATAGACATGCAGGCATAACCCGCATACCCCGCTGGCCACGGCCAGCGCCACCAGCCAGCTGGCCGGCGCCAAAAAATCCTGCCCGAGCAGCAGGCTTGCCCCTCGACACAGCAGCAGCAAGGCTGCCAGACTCAAGCCAAGGCGATAGAGGCAGACCGACACTCTGTCGATGCCGTCCAGCTCGCTTTCTATTTCAGGGTTTGCCATCGGCGGTCGCCTCTGTTGCAGGTAGGGGCCAATATACTTGAATTATGCCCGCGAGCGATTCCCTATTCCGTGCAGGAGATGTGGTTTGCGAAGATTCATTCTGCTCTGCCTGTTGTTCCCCCTCTGGCTGCAGGCCAAAGAGTTGATCATCGGTGGCACCCTGGAGCCGCCGCTGAAGTTTCTGGATGCGCAGGGCGTTCCCCATGGTCTGGACGTGGACGTGGTCAGCACCATCTTCGGC
Proteins encoded in this window:
- a CDS encoding sigma 54-interacting transcriptional regulator encodes the protein MSRILLVDDDASLLKLMSMRLRSQGYEVDTADSAEGALDRLRQQRADLVLSDLRMAGMDGLALFERIQSQWLGLPVIIMTAHGTIPDAIQATRSGVFSFLTKPIDKDELFATIEHALSLTRPKQRQDWQSLILTRNPQMEQLLIQAGSIAAMEVPVLIMGPSGSGKGVMTQALHQASSRRDKPLHVINCAALPWAALDLQLFGEDGQSGLFEQAKGATLFLDEIGDLSESLQAKLLQVLQEYGQGTPEVRVISSSHQDLVAAMEEGRFREDLFYRLNVANITLPPLSARSEDIPLLARQALDDYRSRHGDCAALGFSPEALALLAAAGWPGNVRQLCSVVEQLASLCCSPVIGAAMVESALSGGSGGIPSFNEARAEFEKEYLIRLLRTTEGNVTLAANMAGRNRTDFYKLLNRHGIEAANFKSKG
- a CDS encoding sensor histidine kinase, producing MTKVRPRSLLQVVLMGFVLVLMPLGGMIWHDSQSLEHLSQLTSDELERAVRDTRRATLLTTQAIDLERTLRRYAVLGDERILASYQQQLASYRSLLAAHQSSIPDAEAYTGLEQALAWLDSLQDLARAKAESNSPKFDEFNQVNQQLEIITRSQVDEHVSRVRATIAALMTEIWWVSGFVAVLSLLLVLLFTYLIIHPVRQIESRILSLGAGVEPDKRPVDGPAELVLLGERIVWLHDKLKELEQQKYQFLRHVSHELKTPLAVLREGADLLSEQLVGPLTPDQQEICQMLEENSRRLQTLIERLLDFNRLSQQEVFTLTPVALAPLLSELSAEYRLALESKQISVHLPTDPITLQAEPYRLRLILDNLFSNAVSYGASGGQIWIRAGQDGNGSWLEVANEGPAIPLAERERIFEPFEQGSIVRQGLLKGSGMGLSIARESAMSLGGELVLVEDEQADVCFRLTLK
- the cydH gene encoding cytochrome bd-I oxidase subunit CydH, translated to MSVELKWALLTASGALAMILIICVASVGLA
- a CDS encoding 2-amino-4-hydroxy-6-hydroxymethyldihydropteridine diphosphokinase yields the protein MFYLCSIGSNLDPHQHVSQAVGELLVHFGRLQLSSVIQTKPVGMHSSHDFLNCLFVAESELAPHQLKAHFVAMELAHGRDRSDPRCKVLDRPLDIDILASSQSDDFSTARVDAYLDELLAELYGRGQVHDRKVTLPLHTRLMAGKVIEERQVGLAPIALQQEMATPAALLR
- a CDS encoding SDR family oxidoreductase, encoding MRALVTGCGRRLGFYLCEQLVAAGWQVTGSYRSERPELARLRALGVELVQADFAREEEVGKLIEALAVHQDLALVIHNASAFEPQAADPAAQLAQFDQFYRVHMAAPFQLNRALASQLARNANAGIIHITDIYIHAPAPQFASYVATKAGAHSLAMSFARELAPAVRVNTIEPGPILFLDEHGDAWRQQVLAKTPLAREGGLEPIWQAVQLLMQNDYMTGASIRVDGGRGLAVI
- a CDS encoding CBS domain-containing protein, with amino-acid sequence MLQIRDHMSRSTHSLTPQLGLAEALDRLHDSGLSGLPVLDPQQRLIGFLSEQDCIPSLLTGSYHCDTRTRVEDLMSRTPLSVNPDDSILDLARQMTEARPKVYPVLEGNRVVGIISRRQVMQALNAQMKGCLPT
- a CDS encoding DUF2301 domain-containing membrane protein, translated to MANPEIESELDGIDRVSVCLYRLGLSLAALLLLCRGASLLLGQDFLAPASWLVALAVASGVCGLCLHVYDKRIRFVLQGLGWGALLLSASGAPDVLVLGAALATLAGLACKEQFCFAIPGIRAVPLLLPLLWLLELAGIGWAAALVALVCGLLLCLLSLAKWRMPLHFDIGDKERYQI